The following proteins are co-located in the Carassius gibelio isolate Cgi1373 ecotype wild population from Czech Republic chromosome A21, carGib1.2-hapl.c, whole genome shotgun sequence genome:
- the LOC127942303 gene encoding olfactory receptor 2K2-like produces the protein MDNISSFSSFSLVALNGTSRSNRMTAFSFALPGYLVTIFVNSALICIIVLEKVLHKPMYIFLCNLSINGLYGATGFYPPLLYYLLNESNLISLKECAIQSFAIFTYAIGEFTNLCIMAFDRYLAICRPLYYHTVMTTITIWRLLTFIWMFPCCTAILIILMTLRFPICMNQINKLYCENWVLERLACRVDTIQFVVNGIFTCAINALVWFVFLSYVKILIACKHSAQSHKKFVTTCLPHLIAFLNYVVWSLFNTLYELFGTGSLPQSFKNFLSVSFLIIPPLVNPIIYGIILTPIRTKAKKIFQSLRSNHTD, from the coding sequence ATGGACAACatctcctccttctcctctttctctctcgtaGCTCTGAATGGAACCAGCAGGTCCAACAGGATGACTGCATTCTCTTTTGCCTTGCCAGGCTATTTAGTGACCATTTTTGTGAACTCAGCTTTGATTTGCATAATTGTTCTGGAGAAAGTTCTCCACAAGCctatgtatatttttttgtgcaatttaaGTATAAATGGATTATACGGAGCTACAGGATTTTATCCACCTCTGCTGTATTATTTACTAAATGAATCCAACCTAATCTCTTTGAAAGAATGTGCCATCCAAAGCTTTGCCATTTTCACCTATGCAATAGGTGAGTTTACTAATTTGTGCATAATGGCATTTGATAGATACTTAGCAATCTGCAGACCTCTGTACTACCATACTGTCATGACCACAATCACTATTTGGAGGCTGCTGACTTTCATTTGGATGTTTCCCTGCTGCACTGCAATACTGATAATACTGATGACGCTCAGGTTTCCCATTTGCATGAATCAGATAAACAAACTGTACTGTGAAAACTGGGTCTTGGAGAGACTTGCCTGCAGGGTGGACACCATTCAGTTTGTGGTTAATGGAATATTCACATGTGCTATTAATGCTTTGGTAtggtttgtgtttttgtcttatgTAAAAATACTGATTGCTTGTAAGCACTCTGCTCAAAGCCACAAGAAGTTTGTAACCACATGTCTGCCACATTTGATAGCCTTTTTGAATTATGTGGTCTGGTCTCTTTTTAATACACTATATGAGCTGTTTGGAACTGGCAGTCTACCTCAGAGTTTTAAAAACTTCTTGTCGGTTTCATTTTTGATCATTCCACCTCTGGTTAATCCTATAATATATGGAATTATACTAACACCTATTAGgactaaagcaaaaaaaatattccaaagtTTAAGATCAAATCATACAGATTGA
- the LOC127941484 gene encoding LOW QUALITY PROTEIN: olfactory receptor 14J1-like (The sequence of the model RefSeq protein was modified relative to this genomic sequence to represent the inferred CDS: substituted 1 base at 1 genomic stop codon), whose translation MDNISSPHILTVTALNEWDWTSRIIFFXFALPVYLLTIVLNATLIMIITFEKALHEPMYIFLCNLCVNDLCGTTGFYPRALVYLLTETKTISLEECIVQSLVIVVYAVGEFTNLSVMAVDRYIAICQPLRYHTIMSPFTVVSLVTFIWIFPFFIGLMTVSLALKHPLCRYDIHKLFCEHLTLMNLACKQDIFQGIINGFLYISMAVFFVFVLISYLKIILACTKSKVNREKFYSTCVPHLISFLNTTCGLSDSLLTRFKVEKLSNIAYTFLSVIFLTVPPFVNPVIYGIKLGPIRAKILYTFQSPRINNL comes from the coding sequence ATGGATAACATCTCCTCTCCCCACATTCTCACTGTCACGGCTCTGAATGAGTGGGACTGGACCAGCAggatcatatttttttaatttgctctTCCAGTTTACCTTCTGACTATTGTTCTTAATGCCACGTTGATAATGATAATTACTTTCGAGAAAGCCCTGCATGAGCCCATGTACATTTTCTTGTGTAATCTCTGTGTTAATGATCTGTGTGGAACTACAGGGTTTTATCCCAGGGCTTTGGTATATTTACTCACAGAAACAAAAACGATTTCACTTGAGGAATGTATTGTACAAAGTCTTGTCATTGTGGTCTATGCAGTTGGTGAATTCACAAATTTAAGTGTCATGGCTGTTGATAGGTACATAGCGATCTGTCAACCTTTACGTTATCATACCATTATGTCACCTTTCACTGTGGTGAGCCTGGTGACTTTTATTTGGATATTCCCCTTTTTCATAGGTCTAATGACAGTTTCATTGGCTCTGAAACACCCTCTTTGCAGATATGATATACATAAACTTTTCTGTGAACACCTTACATTGATGAATCTTGCATGCAAACAAGATATTTTTCAAGGGATCATTAATGGATTTCTCTATATCAGCATGgctgtcttttttgtttttgttctgatttcctatttaaaaataattctagCTTGTACAAAATCTAAAGTAAATCGAGAGAAGTTCTACAGCACATGTGTACCACACttgatttcatttctaaacacaaCCTGTGGTCTTTCAGATTCTCTTCTCACAAGATTTAAAGTAGAAAAATTGTCAAATATAGCATATACATTTTTGTCTGTTATATTCCTGACTGTTCCCCCTTTTGTCAATCCTGTAATATACGGTATAAAATTAGGTCCAATCAGGGCAAAAATATTGTATACTTTCCAAAGTCCAAGGATTAATAACTTGTAG